The nucleotide window tctagttcagttctagttcagttctagttcagttctagttcagttctagttcagttctagttcagttctagttcagttctagttcagttctagttcagttctagttcagttctagttcagttctagttcagttctagttcagttctagttcagttctagttcagttctagttcagttctagttcagttctagttcagttctagttcagttctagttcagttctagttcagttctagttcagttctagttcagttctagttcagttctagttcagttctagttcagttctagttcagttctagttcagttctagttcagttctagttcagttctagttcagttctagttcagttctagttcagttctagttcagttctagttcagttctagttcagttctagttcagttctagttcagttctagttcagttctagttcagttctagttcagttctagttcagttctagttcagttctagttcagttctagttcagttctagttcagttctagttcagttctagttcagttctagttcagttctagttcagttctagttcagttctagttcagttctagttcagttctagtttatgTTCTATATCAGATTCTATAtcatgttctagttcaagttcaatTCTAAGATCAGTTCTAATTAGATAAATTATGTATGCATCATACATACTACTTGTAAACAAATTTGCAACCTcttattaaattacaatttactTCACATTTCATTTATATCATAACCTTAATGTAATACAAAACAGTTTTTTATGATTAAGCTAGATTTAcccatattttatattaattatttcattgaattttaaaactaatttaaatatttaattttgtgtataaaaacagaagttattaacaaaaatgtgtttctaaattacatttttaattaacttaaaactaattatagttaaataaaaataggagGTTTTTGGGCACCCTACAAAGGcaagaaaaaatttatgaattttgaaaaattttaaaacatcctGCAGTTctacatttttatgaaaactattattcaaaattaaagaattttaatttcgatttcggttgaaaatattgtgttttGTATTTAAACTAACATGCTGTATTTACTGATAGTGGCTTCAGTcaaaacagttttattttattacttaatgaaatataaatctCTCCATAATGTATATGGGTTACTCCATAggttttgtaattaaattttctcaTAATTAAGGCATTACTAAATAAGAGAGAATTAGTTTAAAGAGTTTTCAGGTTTTAATTAGACGTTTTATGTGGATCTCTATACAGTTTAATTGACTAGTATTTGACGTTTCAAAATTCCATATGGGTGGTTCGATAAGACTAGAATAAACAATTTATCATTATTATAATTCTGAACTGGTGATCTCTTGTTAAAACACTTTTCAGCTTCttcattaattttgaaattatattttgcttatatttcaaCAATAATGGAAAGCCGCATTACCAGATAATgggaaattataaatgtttttttttagattatcaAATTATTACACAactgtttttaaaaatctttataaataaataacttaaatttgttatattctATGCTCAAACTCTTTTCAACTTCAGTACACTTTACATATTCGCACAATGTggcaaagtatttttaaaatttgtttcgctTTTAGTTTGACTTCAGTGGCATTATCCTACTACAGTCCTCGGATCAATACGAAATCTGTGGATGGTAAATAATTGTTAAACACGAATTTCTCAAATTAATTGCTTTGATATTTAACAGAATTCCCGAGTGACATGAGTACAGCTCCATTTATAAAATTGGGCCAAAAATACTATCATTTTGGACACAAAGAGgtaagaaaaatacaaatacatatataaatttaaaaatatcttaaagatcCTCCCACCTGACATAGGTTAATTGGTACAAAGCCTTTTTAGTATGCCGCACTTTAGGCGGTGCCCTGGCTTCTTTTGAGACCGAGGAGGAATGGAAATTATTATCCGATCACTTACTTACTTTGGGGGACAAACGTTATTGGTGGGTTTCAGCAGCTGATTTTGAAACAGAAAATGAATTCTATTGGTATCGTACTGGTGAACCTGTTTCCTATGCAAAATGGTCTGACAATCAACCGGATAATTTTGAAGGCAACGAGGATTGTGTATTTATGTGGTATGAAAATAAACAGTATGAAATGAACGATTTTGATTGCTATGATGTGGCTAATTATGTTTGTGAGTGTAAACCACCATCATCTATAGTGGTGGTTGCGTATTAAACcaaaaatcttttcaaaatgcatatttaatgtaaaaatcATAGACAATTTTGTCATTGTCATAATATATACTtaagataatttaaataaaatgtttgttatattccaagtaaattaataaagtcaTATGAAGTATTTTTAGGCCGAAGTATTTATTCCAAACTTATTTGCAAATCGaataatggaaattaacccttgaTGGCACTTAGGATTAAAAtgacactcaacttttaaataaaaatctgttAAATATTTGCAGAGTTCATTGCGATCCCATAAGTTTTGCACAATTTTACGAATTAAGAGGGCGCTTGTACTTGAATTAGCTTTCATGGTTGATTGTATCAGATCCTGGGGCCTAGTGCTGCTTGAGGCTAAGAATTGCGTTCGCTATTTCAACAGTTGCGAGAGCGGTTGTTGTTATGTCGTCTCGTTCGGTGTGACTATTGCAGAAGCACAATAGTTCTATAGAACTAATATTCACTGAAAGCATACCAGAATAATTTTGTACCCAAATATCTTTGTCgattaaattataattgtattGGTGTCTAAACTTCTCCGTTCGGGTCCTTGCAGTGTTTAATTGTGCTTTTATATCCTTTCTGTTGCTGATGAGATTCTAGGTGACATCAGAATCCATTACATTCGTTCAGGATTTTTGTAACCAATTTGGTTTGCTGCTGCGttccaaaaaatgttctttACGTTTATAAATTCATCAAGAGGAAGTTCGTTATTTGATAAGGAGCACATCAAGGCTTGTGAATAGGAGGTTTTAATGTTTAGATTGGACAGCTTTTGCACGTCGAATCTTTTATGAGCGAGTTTTCCTTTTCTTATCGCTGCAAGTTTAAGTTGAATGGTTCCTATGAGATGGAGATGGTCACTCGAGCAGTCCGCAGCACGCTTATTTTGTACATCGAGAAGAGATGCACGCCATGTTCTGCTGATGGTTATATGATCAATCTGATTCTCCGTGTGGTGGTTAGCTGAACACATTTCAGTTAACATCTCGCCGTTTTCGGTCATTCTTCCCAAGCCATGAAGCCCATGGCTATTTCGCCGTTAGAGCTGTCTGCGCCCACTTGAGTATTGAAGTCGCCCATCATTAGCAATATGTCTCTACGGTTTACTGTTGAAATTACAATATGGCACTAAAAATTCTCCTTCACCGCTGGTTCAGCTAATTCAATGGGCGCGTAGCACTGGAGGCAAGTAAAGTTGCGGGCAAGAGTGCGAAAGTGTGCTATGATTATTCTGTCAGAATGAGGATGCCAGCTTATCTGATTAAAATCCCGACTCCTAATGAGCATGGATCATCGTGGCAGATTTGCCAGAGTATAGCAATGTAAAACCGTCAGTAGCTAACATCTCTCCAGATTCAGGGAGTCTGGTTTCACACATACCTAGAAAAACTAAGTTGTAGTTCTTAGCTTTGCTTTTGCATATTTGTTCCAGTTTTGTGGAATCAAGCGTCCGAAAGTTCCAAGTTCCCAATCATGTCCGGTCTTTGAAGCCAAAGGTCGTCATCAAAGAAAtaattggatttttattttcgttttttgaggTTTCTGTTATCATATAATTTAGGATGAGTAGCTGCTTAGGATTCCGCATCCGATATTGAATCTGGGGCTGCCAGAAAACCCCCAAGATCGGTGGTAACATGCCATTTAGGTTACCCATTAGGAAGTTGGGTGATTGGTAGTTTAGTGGCGACTATACAAGTATCATTGGCAACTTGGGAATTATTGGAAACTTGAAAGACCCTCCAAGGCTCTTCCCATGTCTAAATCGGAATTCCAAAGGCCCCAAAAGAGCGAAAGCtagatttttgtacatttggaTTGCCTGAGAATGTAGTTTTACAAAAagatataacttaagtagctagcgtaataaGTGTGTGATATAAATGCAGTTAAatgggaaatatttaaaaaattatccaaaattaCCCCATTTTTAAA belongs to Calliphora vicina chromosome 4, idCalVici1.1, whole genome shotgun sequence and includes:
- the LOC135959076 gene encoding C-type lectin 37Da-like, which translates into the protein MWQSIFKICFAFSLTSVALSYYSPRINTKSVDEFPSDMSTAPFIKLGQKYYHFGHKEVNWYKAFLVCRTLGGALASFETEEEWKLLSDHLLTLGDKRYWWVSAADFETENEFYWYRTGEPVSYAKWSDNQPDNFEGNEDCVFMWYENKQYEMNDFDCYDVANYVCECKPPSSIVVVAY